The genomic segment TCTGGACAGAACAGTGAGTCAAAAGACCAGTATTGCTTATCTAAatgatatttgttttctcttgtacTTGTGCACTTGTTAAGAATAATACACTTTGATCGGTTTTCCTGGAAACTAGAAATAGTGAGGCAGTATTGGTGAGCTTCACCAGCCAGGGGTGTGTAGCTGTGTGTGGACGAGGCGCGCCGCGTGACTACAACACTGTTGACAGTGACTGTAGCAGTTGTGAACAAAGATAAGTTGACACCAGAAAGAGCCGAGTTACCAGAGTCTTCATGTCGCTGAACGGGAGGAGAGCCGAACTGTGCCTTGCCTCCCGGCTTCCCTCAATATATACTGCAGTGTGGCCCTTGCTCTTCCTCCCGCTCGGCCCTGAGACGCTGCGACAGTCATGGTTACTTGTACTAGGTACTGAATATTTCACCAAACGCACGCAAAGGAATGCACCAATGTGATGTGGGAAGTAGCGAGGCTGTGATCACTGCACTTGTTTTGACCACAATTGTTAAATCACCccaatcatcctctctctctctctctctctctctctctctctctctctctctctctctctctctctctctctctctctctctctctctctctctctctctctctctctctctctctctctctctctctctgtatatatatatatatatatatatatatatatatatatatatatatatatatatatatatatatatatatatatatatatatatatatatatatatatatatatatatatatatatatatatatatatatatatatatatatatatatatatatatactcggaTACCGGATACAGGAtgggatagacagataggtgaAATGAGAATTGCTAGCAAGCGCTAGATCAAGATTATATGGGAGTTCAGAAAGGAAATACAGTTAGAGGTAGAAAGGTGGAGGTGAGCCCCCTTGCTATTTCTATCTTCTTGATTACGTTGTTTTTAGTGCTCTCTTCATGGCTTCatattagttgtgtgtgtgtgtgtgtgtgtgtgtgtgtatatatatatatatatatatatatatatatatatatatatatatatatatatatatatatatatatatatatatatatatatatatatatatatatatatatatatataaatcggaaaatagaaaattgagtgttttcctgtttttcgtaTGCACCGCTTCCAATAGctgtgagattttttttttttttttacgttgaggcctatagcgtctgtaggctcacttgaagagtgtgtaggaagcgcagttcagcttccgcccataaGTGGCGCAGGcacttttatttatagtggtatccgtAATAGGGCCTATATCCCcatccaagctcatcttgggtgtaaccacctagaaactTGATAtcgtggtgacatgtaggtaactttaaaccactcgataaatggcagtgtttaaggctgttcgtggtgggattcgaggtggaggaggaggaggaggaaaacaatagttatgtatcttttttttataccatgtgggcttttcacgggaatttatgggctaaaggggacaaaagaacataataaaataagggaagctgcaagactGATGGGAATGATAATTATCATTCCCATCCATGATTTTGTGTAATCTTTAAAGTTCTCAAATTACTCAGCACTAATAACCTGATTCATGATGATCTACCACTCTATCTGAGAACCACTTCCTTCATATATCTTTCTTGAACctaaatttttcaagtttaaacttGTTGGTTCTTGTTTTATCCTAATCGCTGATTCTGTGAGTTTTGTTTATGTCCCCATTATTATAACACGTATACCACTAAGACTTCTATCAGATCCCTTCCTAACTTATGTGTGTCTAGGAAATCTGAATTTAGTACAGTTGAAATTAAGCTGACAGATCTGTAATTAGACATCTACGTATTATTTCCTGTCTTAGACACTAGTGCTACATTCAACTGCTTCCACATTAACGCTTCCTCTCCTGAGTGTAGCGATTTTCTAGATACAAAAACTAGCGGTTCACTATTAACCTTTTTGGATATATTTCGTTTGACCTTAGTGACTTGAATATTTTCAGCCTATCTGTCTCCTGTCCTACTATCTCCTTAGCTGCGGAAGATATCTGTCAGTTTCTCATTCAGGAATTATCGATCagcttctcattctcttctgctCTAAAAATTTGTTCACTCCGGCATTTCCTGCATGTTTTCATGAgtgaaaactttaaaaaaagtatttgttaaattttttttccgCCTGGCTGGCTGCCTTTGATTCATAGTTGTTTTTAGCATTCTTTGTTAACTTCCTGATTATTCTAACTGGTTCAACATATTGATGTCTTAaatcctctttctctgtcttgaATCTCgtatctgtgtatgtatgtatgtatatgtatatatatatatatatatatatatatatatatatatatatatatatatatatatatatatatatatatatatatatatatatatatatatatatatatatatatatatatatatatatatatatatatatatatatatatatatatatatatatatatatatatatatatatatatatagataagagagagagagagagagagagagagagagagagagagagagagagagagagagagagagaataattcacAGAAGATGCAGTGGAAGGAAGATACCTGACAACAGGCAAActataagaaagaggagaccttcCCTTAGTATAATAATTTTCTTCCAGCAAAGGGAGGCTGGCCAAGAGTTAGAAAACTCAAGTTGAGGAAGAACAGTCCTGCTTTACTAAAGCTGTTAAAAAATCAGGTTGgccagtttggttttagaatCATCTGAATACTCTTTTTAagtttagttttctctctctctctctctctctctctctctctctctctctctctctctctctctctctctctctctctctctctctctctctctctctctctctctctctctctctctctctctctctctctctcactatgattTAAATAAGAGGTTATAAACTCAACTAAGTATGCATATATTTACTGTTTGATCAAAGGTTTATATCGACTTTTTGAGTGACAGTCCTTGTGTTGTTCACAGACGGCAATGGCTCAGTATTGTTTGTAGTGGGTGTAATCGTCgggagcggcggcggcggcggctgcctGCTGGTTGAAGAGACGGAAGAAATCAGCTTTTGCGGCTGCTACTTCCGCAGTGTCGCTCACCTGCACGGGAGCACTGGCTTGTCCGTAGGTGGAGTGAGGCGCACGCACGCCTTGGGCGGAAACAGAGTGGGCTACAGGCACAGGCCTCGCAGAACCGTAGGAGGGCTGGGGAGCATAGTTGGCGTGGCCGTAACGGGAGGGGCGGCTGGCACGGATGGCGTTGATGGTGTTCAACTGGTCCTGGTAGTTCCTAAAGAACTGTCCGCGGGCTGCCTCCACCTCGTAGGTGTCCGACACAGGGATGACTTTGCCACCGACGCCAGCAGGGACACTGGAGGCCAGGGGACCGACGTAGCCGGGCTGACCGTAGCTGTAGGTTTGGCCGCCATGGATGGCATTGCCTTGGGAGTGGGTTGCATGAGTGGAGATGCCGTGTGCGTGGCTGCCATAGGCGGGGCCAAGACTGCCGTAGGTGAGGGTGCTGGAGGCCTGATGGGTGGAggccgccaccatcactgccaaaGCAACCTGCAGAAAACATCCAATATTTCCGTAAATCATTCTGCTCGTATACTACTGACAGTCTTTACACAAAGCATGGAGTAGAATTTTTAAGCCAGGAGGAATTTTCATGGAAAATAATTTGGAGTAGTTGTGTGCCTTGTAAAGAAGTTTAGAGTATGAAGTGCCATAAGCAAGCATTGTCGTATGCGCGCTAATAAATCAACACATTTTTCGATACATCAGCTTGATAAATTCGGATTCTTTTAGAAGATGTATCAGAGGTTTCCCGCagcgtgtgtgtgaatgagtgagggcAGCAGCGCAGGTACCAGAGTCCTCATGGCGTCGGTGTGTACACGGCTGCTGGCGGCGGGTGTGTCGGGAAAGCTTGTCGGGAACTGTGACTACCAGACACTAAGGGCCGTCATATATACCTTCCACcgcgcctcctccacctccacctccctcagCCTTGGAATATTCTGTTGAAAAatctttttgttcattattttttcccgtgTGTCAGTCTCCATTAACCTCGTGAGATCCATTCTGTCATGTCATCTCACACTCGTGCCGCGTGAAGGATGCGGCTCGGAAGGAAATTCCCTGCACCAATAACATTACCGCGCCCGCCAATCACCGCGCACCCTCACCACGCTGCTAACGGTGAACTAGTATTTATTTGGAGTGTTATCTATTTAAAGTAttattcatttgatttttttgtggCTCA from the Portunus trituberculatus isolate SZX2019 chromosome 48, ASM1759143v1, whole genome shotgun sequence genome contains:
- the LOC123498621 gene encoding cuticle protein CP1499-like — protein: MRTLVALAVMVAASTHQASSTLTYGSLGPAYGSHAHGISTHATHSQGNAIHGGQTYSYGQPGYVGPLASSVPAGVGGKVIPVSDTYEVEAARGQFFRNYQDQLNTINAIRASRPSRYGHANYAPQPSYGSARPVPVAHSVSAQGVRAPHSTYGQASAPVQVSDTAEVAAAKADFFRLFNQQAAAAAAAPDDYTHYKQY